TCGGTCCGCTCCCGGCCCTCCGTCCTCCGACTTCAGGCGTGCCTTTCGCGGGCGTCGTGCTTCGATTGGCGGAGCCCCACCACCCCATGAGCAGCTCCGCGCCCCTGAGCTCGTTTCGTGTTCGCCCGCGTTTTTCCGAGACGGTCCCCACCCATCGCGACGAAACGAAAAAACTGATCCTCGCCTCGCTCGCCCGCGAACCGTCCGGGACCTTCGAGCTGCGGCCATTCGATGAATTCGTCGGCATCCACATCGCCGAGGGAGATCGCCGCTACTATTCGCCGCGCCTGATGCTCAGCCTCTACGACTGGCCCGAGGGCGGCACGCTGATCGAGGGCACCTTCGGCCCCGAAATCGAGGTGTGGTCGATCTTCCTCTACGGTTACATCGGCACCGGGATGCTCGGCACACTCTCGGCGATCTACGGCGGCGCGCAGCTGTTCATCGACCAGGAACCGGCCGCCTTCTACGTCACCGGCTCGATGGCCGTGGTCGCCTGCGCGCTCTACCTCGCCGCGCAGCTCGGCCAGAAATTCGCCGCGCACCAGACCTTCAAGCTCCACGACGCCTACGAACGCGCCATCGGCCCGCTGCGCGCCGGCTTCGCCTCCTGAGTGCCGCTTCGCCGCCCGGCATCGCGTTCGCTCACGCCCGCTGCGCGACGAAGAACACATGCAGCTCCGGCCACTGGTCGAATTCGAAATGCCGCAGCGTCACGCCCGCCTCGCGCAGCGCCCGCAGGATGTTCGGCACGCCCGGCGCCGCGTGATACAGCGGGACACCGTGACAGGGATTCGTGACCTCGCCCGGCTGCTCGACTCCCCCGCTGGTGAAAACCAACACGCCGCCCGGCGCCAGCGCCGCGCACAGTTTCGCGACGACGCCCAGCTGCCGGTCGAGCGGCACATGCCAGATGCTGTCCCACGCCGTGATGAAATCGTAGGCACGCGGCGGCGACCACGCGCAGATGTCTGCCTCGTGAAACACCGTGTCCGGCTCGGCCCGTCGCGCCAGCTCGAGCATCCGCTCCGAAATATCCACGCCTTCGACCGTGAAGCCGTGCCGGCGCAGCAAGGCGCGCAGCCGGCCGTTCGCCCCGCAGCCCACGTCGAGCGCGTGGCCGCCGCCCGGTCGGCGAAATACCAGCGCTCGCTCGTGCGCCGCGAGACCGTTGGCCGCGTGGAAATCCGATCCGATCCAGTGCTCGCCGATGCGATTGTAGACGGCGGCGGTTTCGCGTGGCTCCATGCGGCGACAAAAACTCCGCCGCGCCACGACGCCAAGCGTCTTCCGGCGAGATTTGCCGTGCGCCCGCGGCCCGCGCGTGTTTGGTGAGTCCCGCATGCCGAAAGGTGCCCTGCCCTCTTCCCGCCCGCCGCTCGCGCGGATGCTGCGCATCCACGAAATCCTGCAGGACGGCCGGCAGACCAACTGCACCAAGCTCGCCGAGCAGCTCGAGGTTTCCACGAAGACGATCATGCGCGACCTTGCGTTCATGCGCGACCAGCTCGACCTGCCCTGCGAATACGACGCCCAGACTTTCACCTGGCGCTACGCCTGCCCGGTGAAGAATTTCCCGACCGTGCAGATCAGCGAAGGCGAGCTGCTCGCGCTGCTCGTCGCGCGCAAGGCGCTCGAGCAATACAAGGGCACGCCCTACCACGCGCAGCTCGCCCACGCCTTCGACAAGCTCTCCGCCGGCCTCAACGATCGCATCAGCTTCTCGCCCACCGGCACGCTCGGAAACATCTCCTTCCACACAGCCGGCCTCGGCCGCTCCGACCTGAAACTC
This portion of the Candidatus Didemnitutus sp. genome encodes:
- a CDS encoding class I SAM-dependent methyltransferase, translated to MEPRETAAVYNRIGEHWIGSDFHAANGLAAHERALVFRRPGGGHALDVGCGANGRLRALLRRHGFTVEGVDISERMLELARRAEPDTVFHEADICAWSPPRAYDFITAWDSIWHVPLDRQLGVVAKLCAALAPGGVLVFTSGGVEQPGEVTNPCHGVPLYHAAPGVPNILRALREAGVTLRHFEFDQWPELHVFFVAQRA